One window from the genome of Amaranthus tricolor cultivar Red isolate AtriRed21 chromosome 9, ASM2621246v1, whole genome shotgun sequence encodes:
- the LOC130823144 gene encoding ABC transporter I family member 10 isoform X2, whose amino-acid sequence MNLATFLRTPPPAPALPASNHAVSITRNENFAIWGQNLNFFIKTKQGGSLPILKNCSIQIPSGQLWMLLGPNGCGKSTLLKILAGLLKPADGSLYVQKPKSFVFQNPDHQVVMPTVEADVAFGLGKFDLTYDEVKSRVAKALDDVGMSDYSQRQVQTLSGGQKQRVAIAGALAEACKVLLLDELTTFLDESDQIGVIKAVKNSLTSSGDVTALWVTHRLEELEYADGAIYMEDGRVVKNGDPSTILNFINRQQALYINQINL is encoded by the exons ATGAATTTAGCCACTTTCTTGCGCACACCACCACCAGCGCCTGCGCTTCCTGCTTCCAACCATGCCGTATCTATCACTAG aaatgaaaattttgcaATATGGGgccaaaatttgaattttttcatCAAAACAAAGCAAGGTGGAAGTTTGCCAATTCTCAAGAATTGCTCAATTCAGATACCTTCGGGTCAATTATGGATGCTTCTTGGACCTAATGGCTGTGGCAAATCTACCCTTCTCAAG ATATTGGCTGGTCTCTTGAAACCAGCTGATGGGAGTCTTTATGTTCAGAAACCTAAAAGCTTTGTCTTTCAGAACCCAGATCATCAG GTAGTCATGCCTACGGTAGAAGCTGATGTTGCATTTGGTCTTGGTAAGTTTGATCTGACTTACGATGAAGTCAAATCGAGGGTTGCAAAAGCTTTAGATGATGTAGGCATGTCTGACTATTCACAA AGGCAAGTCCAAACTCTCAGCGGTGGTCAGAAGCAGAGGGTTGCAATCGCTGGTGCATTAGCTGAAGCATGCAAAGTGCTGTTGCTGGACGAGCTCACGACTTTTCTAGACGAAAGCGATCAG ATCGGAGTAATCAAAGCGGTGAAGAATTCTTTGACGAGTTCTGGAGATGTAACGGCATTGTGGGTAACCCATCGATTGGAAGAACTCGAATATGCAGATGGTGCAATCTATATGGAAGATGGGAGAGTGGTGAAGAATGGTGATCCATCAACCATCTTGAATTTCATTAATAGACAACAAGCCTTGTACATTAATCAGATTAATTTATGA
- the LOC130823144 gene encoding ABC transporter I family member 10 isoform X1: MNLATFLRTPPPAPALPASNHAVSITSYRNENFAIWGQNLNFFIKTKQGGSLPILKNCSIQIPSGQLWMLLGPNGCGKSTLLKILAGLLKPADGSLYVQKPKSFVFQNPDHQVVMPTVEADVAFGLGKFDLTYDEVKSRVAKALDDVGMSDYSQRQVQTLSGGQKQRVAIAGALAEACKVLLLDELTTFLDESDQIGVIKAVKNSLTSSGDVTALWVTHRLEELEYADGAIYMEDGRVVKNGDPSTILNFINRQQALYINQINL; this comes from the exons ATGAATTTAGCCACTTTCTTGCGCACACCACCACCAGCGCCTGCGCTTCCTGCTTCCAACCATGCCGTATCTATCACTAG TTAcagaaatgaaaattttgcaATATGGGgccaaaatttgaattttttcatCAAAACAAAGCAAGGTGGAAGTTTGCCAATTCTCAAGAATTGCTCAATTCAGATACCTTCGGGTCAATTATGGATGCTTCTTGGACCTAATGGCTGTGGCAAATCTACCCTTCTCAAG ATATTGGCTGGTCTCTTGAAACCAGCTGATGGGAGTCTTTATGTTCAGAAACCTAAAAGCTTTGTCTTTCAGAACCCAGATCATCAG GTAGTCATGCCTACGGTAGAAGCTGATGTTGCATTTGGTCTTGGTAAGTTTGATCTGACTTACGATGAAGTCAAATCGAGGGTTGCAAAAGCTTTAGATGATGTAGGCATGTCTGACTATTCACAA AGGCAAGTCCAAACTCTCAGCGGTGGTCAGAAGCAGAGGGTTGCAATCGCTGGTGCATTAGCTGAAGCATGCAAAGTGCTGTTGCTGGACGAGCTCACGACTTTTCTAGACGAAAGCGATCAG ATCGGAGTAATCAAAGCGGTGAAGAATTCTTTGACGAGTTCTGGAGATGTAACGGCATTGTGGGTAACCCATCGATTGGAAGAACTCGAATATGCAGATGGTGCAATCTATATGGAAGATGGGAGAGTGGTGAAGAATGGTGATCCATCAACCATCTTGAATTTCATTAATAGACAACAAGCCTTGTACATTAATCAGATTAATTTATGA
- the LOC130823142 gene encoding NAD(P)H-quinone oxidoreductase subunit O, chloroplastic encodes MAFSLTLPNPQTFSCFSSFSKTTRNIDFRRRVIIRAEAKSSQKLTETKTQDISNDQPPPKKLSKPVYSMKKGQIVSVDKEKYLNSINYLSVGHPPYYKGLDYIYEDRGEVLDMRIFETGEHALISWVGIPTSPAWLPTDMLIKSDKLDYERM; translated from the exons ATGGCTTTCTCCTTAACTCTACCAAATCCTCAAACCTTCTCATGCTTCTCTTCTTTCTCTAAAACTACAAGAAATATCGATTTTCGACGTCGGGTAATCATAAGAGCAGAAGCTAAGAGTTCACAAAAGCTCACAGAAACTAAAACTCAAGATATATCCAATGATCAGCCTCCCCCTAAGAAGCTCTCAAAGCCTGTTTATTCAA TGAAGAAAGGTCAGATTGTAAGCGTGGACAAGGAGAAGTATCTTAATAGTATCAAT TATTTATCTGTTGGACATCCTCCATACTATAAAGGGTTAGACTACATTTATGAAGATCGTGGAGAG GTTTTGGATATGCGCATCTTTGAGACAGGGGAACATGCACTC ATTTCTTGGGTTGGAATACCAACATCACCAGCTTGGCTTCCTACAGATATGCTTATTAAG TCTGACAAACTGGACTATGAAAGGATGTGA